In Cryptomeria japonica chromosome 10, Sugi_1.0, whole genome shotgun sequence, a genomic segment contains:
- the LOC131038230 gene encoding uncharacterized protein LOC131038230, translating into MQQANSMEEMRPRCCVQLKLDVVGATLIALQPGSKGSLFVRYYLNKKIAVNTKEVEASPEPHWGETFCLECGGKGMDEILSALIKESESVVFEVRWRRRREIFGGSKSKVLGRLEVSWKELLSSPTLSLSKWFSLEKEGKKDVPLPLLTPALQIAMSVTVAAETVGHKISKCREESRNVSRRLRRLERDECGCGGEMCRADYEGHLFGQV; encoded by the coding sequence ATGCAACAAGCAAATTCAATGGAGGAGATGAGGCCAAGATGTTGTGTGCAGCTCAAGTTAGATGTTGTTGGAGCAACACTTATTGCTCTTCAGCCTGGCTCCAAAGGCAGTTTGTTTGTTCGGTATTATCTGAACAAGAAGATAGCAGTTAATACGAAGGAGGTTGAGGCTTCCCCAGAGCCCCACTGGGGAGAAACATTCTGCTTGGAATGTGGGGGAAAAGGAATGGATGAAATATTGTCTGCACTGATAAAGGAGTCAGAGTCGGTTGTATTTGAAGTGaggtggaggagaagaagagaaatatTTGGAGGATCGAAGAGCAAAGTTCTGGGTCGGCTTGAAGTTTCGTGGAAGGAGTTATTGTCATCGCCCACTCTTTCGCTAAGTAAATGGTTTTCATTGGAGAAAGAGGGGAAAAAAGATGTGCCTTTGCCACTTCTTACTCCTGCTTTGCAGATTGCAATGTCGGTTACAGTTGCAGCAGAAACAGTTGGACACAAAATTAGCAAATGCAGAGAGGAGAGCAGAAATGTGAGCAGGCGTTTAAGACGTTTGGAACGGGATGAGTGTGGGTGTGGAGGAGAGATGTGTAGGGCTGATTATGAGGGTCATTTGTTTGGTCAAGTTTAA